The following coding sequences lie in one Lelliottia jeotgali genomic window:
- a CDS encoding Ferric iron ABC transporter, ATP-binding protein, protein MIELSNISKKFGQITVLDDLNLKVEAGSRTAIVGPSGSGKTTLLRILAGFETPDAGQITLSNQVLFDQHTFVPAHERGIGFVPQEGALFPHMKVGDNIAYGLKGSKEENRLRVAELMELVSLDNRLASHWPHEISGGQQQRVALARALAQKPALMLLDEPFSALDTGLRAATRKATADLLEQAGVATILVTHDQQEALSFASQIAVIRTGRFTQVGTPVEVYSRPVDEETALFLGDALIFAAQVQDGMARCCLGDVPVGNPHLTGDRRIMLRPEQLRIMADHPQPTAIVSEVDFTGHLSTLTLTSPDWSMALQVKTLSQQHWQKGAAVKVTINGQACVLAA, encoded by the coding sequence ATGATTGAGTTATCGAACATTTCGAAGAAATTCGGCCAGATCACCGTGCTGGACGACCTGAACCTGAAAGTCGAAGCCGGAAGCAGAACGGCGATTGTTGGGCCGTCCGGCTCCGGTAAAACCACCCTGCTGCGCATTCTTGCCGGATTTGAAACCCCGGATGCCGGGCAGATCACTCTGAGCAATCAGGTGCTATTCGACCAGCACACCTTTGTCCCCGCCCATGAGCGAGGCATTGGTTTTGTGCCGCAGGAAGGTGCGCTGTTTCCGCACATGAAAGTCGGCGACAACATCGCTTACGGTCTGAAAGGCTCGAAAGAAGAAAATCGCCTGCGCGTGGCGGAATTGATGGAACTGGTGTCTCTCGATAATCGTCTTGCCTCACACTGGCCGCATGAAATTTCCGGCGGTCAGCAGCAGCGTGTGGCACTGGCCCGCGCGCTGGCGCAAAAACCGGCGTTGATGCTGCTGGATGAACCCTTCTCGGCGCTGGATACCGGCCTGCGTGCCGCCACGCGCAAAGCCACGGCGGATTTACTGGAACAGGCCGGTGTCGCCACGATTCTGGTGACGCACGATCAGCAAGAAGCGCTGTCGTTTGCCAGCCAGATTGCGGTCATCCGTACCGGGCGTTTTACCCAGGTCGGCACGCCAGTGGAGGTTTACTCCCGGCCTGTAGATGAAGAGACCGCGCTGTTTCTCGGTGACGCATTGATTTTCGCGGCGCAAGTGCAGGATGGCATGGCGCGGTGTTGTCTGGGCGATGTCCCCGTCGGCAATCCGCACCTCACGGGCGACAGACGCATTATGCTGCGCCCGGAACAACTGAGGATTATGGCTGACCATCCGCAGCCAACAGCGATAGTCAGCGAGGTGGATTTCACCGGCCATCTTTCGACGCTGACCTTAACGTCCCCGGACTGGTCAATGGCGTTGCAGGTCAAAACCTTGAGCCAGCAGCACTGGCAGAAAGGTGCGGCAGTCAAGGTAACGATCAACGGCCAGGCCTGCGTGTTAGCCGCCTGA
- a CDS encoding Tryptophan synthase beta chain like, producing the protein MKTITLSDMRQQSDAAASAPRLRAHRNLHPELSDPVQRLAIAMEPGTYVRPHRHPHTFELLFALSGRFLVLNFDDEGNVTHRVVLGEECKVVEMAAGTWHSVLSLDHGGVIFEVKHGGYQPVAEDDFARWSPAEGEPATAELLRWSAEAQIGDTGFKA; encoded by the coding sequence ATGAAAACTATCACTCTCAGTGACATGCGTCAGCAGAGCGACGCGGCAGCCAGTGCCCCACGTTTACGCGCTCATCGTAATCTTCACCCTGAATTAAGCGACCCGGTACAACGCCTGGCCATTGCGATGGAACCGGGCACCTATGTCCGACCTCACCGCCATCCGCACACCTTTGAACTGCTGTTTGCGCTGAGTGGCCGTTTCCTGGTACTCAACTTTGATGACGAGGGCAATGTCACGCATCGCGTGGTGCTGGGCGAAGAGTGCAAGGTCGTTGAAATGGCGGCGGGCACCTGGCACTCGGTGCTGTCGTTAGATCACGGCGGCGTGATTTTTGAAGTCAAACACGGCGGCTATCAGCCGGTAGCGGAGGACGATTTTGCCCGCTGGTCCCCGGCAGAGGGGGAACCGGCCACCGCCGAACTGCTGCGCTGGTCAGCGGAGGCGCAAATCGGCGACACCGGTTTTAAAGCCTAA
- a CDS encoding Sensor kinase CitA, DpiB, with protein MKPRFPFQVKLFLSLVLFSCLLLAILGGILYHVIDKQLHHDLGQRARVQASEIALMPGLAEKVEARDIDGIARIIQPLRDQSDASYFVIGDVNEQHLYHSESPERLNLPMIGGDNAEVLRGKTIISMRQGGIGVSLRSKAPIFDARHQVIGIVSVGYLTSYIANINARLLWQAALYGVALLLLLFLFSWIFTRNVKKQMFWLEPKDIALLVRQQKALLEAMYEGVFAVNGERQLILINRAARELLDLTQTEEKLIGKPLDQVVHLPPAFFADSGVAQHDQITVLNQKQMIVNRVAITLDPGEANGWVFSFRDKNDINTLSSQLSQVRRYADNLRIMRHEQLNWTATLVGLLQMQRYDDAIHYIQVQSEGAQKVLDFVSSRFTSPALCGLLLGKYVSAREKGIELQFDPVCQLMRIPPGITETALMSVLGNLLDNAVDATLKTPLPRAPVELYISDRNRDLLIEVADQGSGVDDALKPHLFEQGVTSKPQGDEPAGAEHGIGLYLVAGYVQGAGGNIEVTDNTPQGTLFSVFIPFETGGVHDAQPAA; from the coding sequence ATGAAACCCAGATTCCCTTTTCAGGTGAAGCTTTTTCTGTCGCTGGTGCTCTTTTCCTGCCTGCTGCTGGCGATTTTGGGCGGGATTTTGTATCACGTCATCGACAAACAGTTGCATCATGATTTAGGCCAGCGCGCACGGGTGCAGGCCAGTGAAATTGCCCTGATGCCGGGGCTGGCAGAGAAAGTCGAAGCCCGGGATATCGACGGCATTGCTCGCATAATCCAGCCGCTACGCGATCAAAGCGATGCCAGCTACTTCGTGATCGGCGATGTAAACGAGCAGCATCTGTATCACTCCGAATCGCCGGAGCGCCTGAACCTGCCGATGATTGGCGGTGATAATGCCGAGGTGCTGCGCGGCAAAACCATTATCTCGATGCGCCAGGGCGGCATTGGCGTATCGCTGCGCAGCAAAGCGCCCATTTTCGATGCGCGTCATCAGGTGATTGGCATTGTTTCCGTCGGCTATCTCACTTCTTACATCGCCAATATCAACGCGCGTCTGCTGTGGCAGGCGGCATTGTATGGCGTTGCCCTGCTGTTGCTGTTGTTTCTCTTTTCGTGGATTTTCACCCGCAACGTTAAAAAACAGATGTTCTGGCTGGAGCCAAAAGACATTGCCCTGCTGGTACGGCAACAAAAAGCGCTGCTGGAAGCGATGTATGAAGGCGTGTTTGCTGTGAACGGCGAGCGACAGCTGATTCTGATTAACCGGGCCGCGCGGGAGCTGCTCGATTTGACGCAGACGGAAGAGAAGCTGATTGGCAAACCGCTGGACCAGGTGGTGCATCTTCCTCCGGCCTTTTTCGCCGACAGCGGTGTGGCACAACACGACCAGATTACGGTGCTCAATCAGAAGCAGATGATCGTTAACCGCGTGGCGATTACGCTGGACCCAGGCGAAGCCAACGGCTGGGTGTTTAGCTTCCGCGATAAAAATGACATCAACACCCTGAGTAGCCAGTTAAGCCAGGTCCGGCGCTACGCCGACAACCTGCGCATCATGCGCCACGAACAGCTGAACTGGACCGCCACACTGGTCGGCCTGCTGCAAATGCAGCGCTATGACGATGCGATTCACTACATTCAGGTCCAGTCGGAGGGCGCGCAAAAGGTGCTGGATTTTGTCTCCTCGCGCTTTACCTCACCGGCGCTGTGCGGGCTACTGCTGGGGAAATATGTCAGCGCGCGGGAAAAAGGGATCGAGCTGCAGTTTGATCCCGTCTGCCAGCTGATGCGCATTCCTCCGGGGATCACCGAAACAGCGCTGATGTCAGTGCTAGGTAATCTGCTGGATAACGCCGTCGACGCCACGCTGAAAACGCCGCTGCCCCGCGCACCGGTTGAACTCTATATTTCCGACCGCAATCGGGATCTGCTGATTGAAGTCGCCGATCAGGGCAGCGGCGTGGACGATGCGCTGAAACCCCATCTTTTTGAACAGGGCGTGACCAGCAAACCGCAGGGCGATGAACCGGCGGGGGCCGAGCACGGAATTGGTCTCTATCTGGTGGCAGGCTATGTGCAAGGGGCCGGTGGCAACATTGAAGTGACGGATAACACGCCGCAGGGCACGCTGTTTTCGGTGTTCATTCCTTTTGAAACAGGAGGAGTCCATGACGCACAGCCAGCCGCTTGA
- a CDS encoding Ferric iron ABC transporter, iron-binding protein, with the protein MKFGVSSLCSLAMMTSSMLLAPQAMAADNNEGIVVYNAQHENLVQAWVDGFTKETGIKVTLRNGGDSELGNQLVQEGSASPADVFLTENSPAMVLVDNAKLFAPLDAATLAQVAPAYRPEHGRWTGIAARSTVFVYNPAKLTEAQLPHSLMDLAKPEWKGRWAASPSGADFQAIVSAVLALKGEKATLEWLKAMKTNFVAYKGNSTVMKAVNAGQIDGGIIYHYYRFVDQAKTGENSKNTQLHYFKHQDPGAFVSISGGGVLASSKHPQQAQAFMKWVTGKAGQESLRTNDAFEYAVGVNAASNPKLVPLKDLDAPKVEASSLNSKKVIDLMTQAGLL; encoded by the coding sequence ATGAAATTTGGCGTATCGTCTTTATGCTCCCTCGCGATGATGACTTCCTCGATGCTGCTTGCGCCGCAGGCAATGGCAGCCGACAACAACGAAGGCATCGTGGTGTATAACGCCCAGCATGAGAACCTGGTTCAGGCATGGGTGGATGGCTTCACCAAAGAAACCGGCATCAAAGTGACGCTGCGTAACGGCGGCGACAGCGAGTTGGGTAACCAGCTGGTGCAGGAAGGCAGCGCATCCCCTGCCGACGTGTTCCTGACCGAAAACTCTCCGGCGATGGTGCTGGTTGATAACGCCAAATTATTTGCACCGCTGGATGCCGCGACGCTGGCTCAGGTGGCCCCAGCTTACCGTCCAGAGCATGGCCGCTGGACAGGCATTGCAGCCCGCAGCACAGTGTTCGTTTACAACCCGGCGAAACTGACCGAAGCACAGCTGCCGCACTCGCTGATGGATCTCGCAAAACCTGAGTGGAAAGGCCGTTGGGCGGCGTCTCCATCAGGGGCGGATTTCCAGGCTATCGTCAGTGCCGTCTTGGCCCTGAAAGGTGAAAAAGCGACGCTTGAGTGGCTGAAAGCGATGAAAACCAACTTTGTGGCTTACAAAGGCAACAGCACGGTGATGAAAGCCGTGAATGCCGGTCAGATTGATGGTGGCATCATCTATCACTACTACCGCTTTGTAGACCAGGCGAAGACCGGCGAAAACAGCAAAAACACCCAGCTCCACTACTTTAAACATCAGGACCCAGGCGCGTTCGTCAGCATCTCCGGCGGCGGTGTGCTGGCTTCCAGTAAGCACCCGCAGCAGGCTCAGGCCTTTATGAAGTGGGTCACTGGCAAAGCGGGCCAAGAATCTCTGCGCACCAACGACGCGTTTGAATATGCGGTGGGTGTGAACGCGGCATCCAACCCGAAACTGGTTCCGCTCAAAGATCTGGATGCACCAAAAGTTGAAGCGTCATCGCTTAACAGCAAAAAAGTTATCGACCTGATGACTCAGGCTGGCCTGCTTTAA
- a CDS encoding Ferric iron ABC transporter, permease protein, whose translation MSVVNVTDKSIAARPVSQHRPAPVMVIMAVVFSLLSLIPPTFIVYIGFDTGWDTVKALIFRPRVAELLSNTLLLVLVTVPLCVFVGVLLAWLTERTTLAGRRIWSMLAVAPLAIPAFVQSYAWVSAVPSIHGLSAGVFLSVLAYYPFIYLPVAAVLRRLDPTLEDVAASLGTPPLRVFFRIVLPQLRLPVWGGALLVALHLLAEYGLYAMIRFDTFTTAIYDQFQSTFSGPAANMLAGVLALCCLAILTLEGATRGKARYARVGAGAPREQKRGQLHYASQCLGQVFAFAVILLAFVVPLAVLCRWLWLGGLENWNQANLWLSLQQTLVLAASGAILTLLAGVPIAWLSVRHPRPLFRVLEGCNYFTSSLPGIVVALALVTVTIHYARPIYQTEITLFLAYLLMFAPRALINLRAGIAQAPVELENVARSLGKTPATALWSVTLRLAAPGAAAGGALVFLGICNELTATLLLSPLGTRTLSTGFWALTSEIDYVAAAPYALLMILISLPLTGILYVQSQKLAGL comes from the coding sequence ATGTCCGTAGTGAATGTTACTGATAAATCCATCGCGGCGCGTCCGGTGTCACAGCACCGCCCCGCGCCCGTGATGGTGATAATGGCGGTGGTGTTTTCGCTGCTGTCGCTGATCCCGCCGACCTTTATTGTGTACATCGGTTTTGATACCGGCTGGGATACCGTTAAAGCACTCATCTTTCGCCCGCGTGTTGCTGAGTTGCTCAGCAACACGCTGTTATTAGTCCTGGTGACCGTGCCACTGTGCGTGTTTGTGGGGGTGCTGCTCGCCTGGCTGACAGAACGAACCACCCTCGCGGGCCGCAGGATTTGGTCGATGCTGGCGGTTGCCCCACTCGCCATTCCGGCGTTCGTACAAAGCTATGCCTGGGTGAGCGCCGTGCCCTCAATTCACGGTTTGAGCGCGGGCGTTTTCCTGTCTGTGCTTGCCTATTATCCCTTTATTTATCTGCCCGTCGCCGCCGTGCTGCGCCGTCTGGACCCGACGCTCGAAGATGTGGCGGCCTCGTTAGGCACGCCGCCGCTGCGCGTCTTTTTCCGTATTGTCCTGCCGCAGCTGCGCCTGCCAGTATGGGGCGGTGCATTGCTGGTCGCACTGCACCTTCTGGCGGAGTACGGCCTGTATGCCATGATTCGCTTCGACACCTTCACTACCGCCATTTACGATCAGTTCCAGTCGACGTTCAGCGGTCCGGCGGCCAATATGCTGGCGGGCGTGCTGGCGCTGTGCTGTCTGGCTATTTTGACGCTGGAAGGTGCGACGCGCGGTAAAGCACGCTACGCGCGAGTCGGGGCCGGAGCGCCTCGCGAACAAAAACGCGGGCAACTTCATTACGCCTCTCAGTGTCTCGGGCAAGTTTTCGCCTTCGCGGTGATCCTGCTGGCCTTTGTGGTGCCCCTCGCGGTGCTCTGTCGCTGGCTGTGGCTGGGCGGTTTAGAGAACTGGAACCAGGCCAATCTGTGGCTATCGCTCCAGCAAACCCTGGTGCTCGCCGCCAGCGGTGCAATACTCACGCTGCTTGCCGGTGTGCCGATTGCGTGGCTCTCGGTGCGTCATCCTCGCCCGCTGTTCCGCGTGCTGGAGGGCTGTAATTATTTCACCAGCTCGCTGCCCGGCATTGTGGTGGCGCTGGCGCTGGTCACCGTGACCATTCACTACGCGCGCCCCATTTACCAGACCGAAATCACGCTGTTCCTGGCGTACCTGTTGATGTTCGCTCCACGCGCACTGATCAACCTGCGCGCGGGCATCGCTCAGGCACCCGTAGAGCTTGAAAACGTGGCCAGAAGCTTAGGTAAAACGCCCGCCACCGCGTTGTGGAGCGTTACGCTGCGCCTTGCCGCACCCGGTGCCGCCGCTGGAGGCGCGTTGGTTTTCCTTGGCATCTGTAATGAGTTAACCGCCACGCTGCTGCTTTCACCGCTCGGCACCCGCACGCTGTCGACCGGGTTCTGGGCGTTGACCAGTGAAATTGATTATGTCGCCGCAGCGCCTTATGCCCTGCTGATGATCCTTATCTCGCTGCCGCTCACCGGCATTCTCTACGTGCAGTCACAAAAACTCGCAGGGTTGTAA
- a CDS encoding Transcriptional regulatory protein CitB, DpiA, whose amino-acid sequence MTHSQPLDVVIVEDEPHLAELHREYIEQNFHLRVVGIASTLEQARALLQRHQPRLILLDNFLPDGQGVDLIDSPLLKSFECSVIFITAASDMQTCSHAMRSGAFDYLIKPVFFQRLRASLERFMLLVHTLRQQKVVDQHALDKLFNLPAADTSAVPSTKGIEPNTLERVKQVFSDDPDTNWSVEQVVEKTGISKTTCRRYLEYCVEAKLISAELQYGSIGHPRRLYRKVP is encoded by the coding sequence ATGACGCACAGCCAGCCGCTTGATGTGGTCATTGTGGAAGATGAGCCGCATCTTGCTGAACTGCATCGCGAGTATATCGAACAGAATTTCCACCTGCGCGTCGTCGGGATCGCCAGCACGCTTGAGCAGGCTCGCGCCCTGTTGCAACGCCACCAGCCGCGGCTGATCCTGCTCGATAATTTTCTCCCGGACGGTCAGGGCGTGGACCTGATTGACAGCCCGTTACTAAAAAGCTTCGAATGTTCGGTGATCTTTATCACTGCCGCTAGCGATATGCAGACCTGCAGCCACGCCATGCGCAGCGGCGCGTTTGACTACCTCATCAAACCGGTCTTTTTCCAGCGCCTGCGGGCGTCGCTGGAACGTTTTATGCTGCTGGTCCACACCCTGCGTCAGCAAAAAGTGGTCGATCAGCACGCGCTGGATAAGCTGTTTAATCTGCCCGCCGCCGACACCTCCGCCGTGCCGTCGACCAAAGGCATCGAACCCAATACCCTTGAGCGGGTGAAGCAGGTTTTCAGCGACGATCCTGACACAAACTGGTCCGTGGAACAGGTGGTGGAAAAAACCGGCATCAGCAAAACCACCTGCCGTCGTTATCTGGAATACTGCGTGGAAGCAAAGTTGATAAGCGCGGAACTGCAGTATGGCAGCATCGGGCATCCG